A single window of Bradyrhizobium daqingense DNA harbors:
- a CDS encoding TauD/TfdA dioxygenase family protein, whose product MTIAIRQLQKHFVGEVSGLDLRKPLTADEAREVEAAMDKYAVLVFHDQDITDEQQMAFALNFGQREEARGGNITKADEYRLTSGLNDVSNLGKDGRPLPKDSRANLFNLGNCLWHSDSSFRPIPAKFSLLSARVVNPKGGNTEFADMRAAYDALDDETKAEIEDLVCEHSLMYSRGSLGFTEYTDEEKEMFKPVLQRLVRTHPVHRRKSLYLSSHAGKVVGMSVPEGRLLLRDLNEHATQAEFVYVHKWKLHDLVMWDNRQTMHRVRRYDQSQPRDMRRATVAGTEPTVQQQAAE is encoded by the coding sequence ATGACGATCGCCATCCGGCAGCTTCAGAAACATTTCGTCGGCGAGGTGTCTGGCCTCGATTTGCGCAAGCCCCTCACGGCGGATGAGGCGCGCGAGGTCGAGGCCGCCATGGACAAATACGCCGTGCTGGTCTTCCACGACCAGGACATCACCGACGAGCAGCAGATGGCCTTTGCGCTGAATTTCGGCCAGCGCGAGGAAGCACGCGGCGGCAACATCACCAAAGCGGATGAATACCGCCTCACCTCGGGCCTGAACGATGTCTCCAATCTCGGCAAGGACGGCAGGCCGCTGCCGAAGGACAGCCGCGCCAATCTGTTCAACCTCGGCAATTGCCTGTGGCATTCCGACAGTTCGTTCCGCCCGATCCCGGCGAAATTCTCGCTGCTGTCGGCGCGCGTCGTGAACCCGAAGGGCGGCAACACCGAATTCGCCGACATGCGCGCCGCCTATGACGCGCTGGACGACGAGACCAAGGCGGAGATCGAGGACCTCGTCTGCGAGCACTCGCTGATGTATTCGCGCGGATCGCTCGGCTTCACCGAGTACACCGACGAGGAGAAGGAGATGTTCAAGCCGGTGCTGCAGCGGCTGGTGCGCACCCATCCCGTCCATCGCCGCAAGTCGCTGTATCTCTCGTCGCATGCCGGCAAGGTCGTGGGCATGAGCGTGCCGGAGGGCCGGCTACTGCTGCGCGATCTCAACGAGCACGCGACGCAAGCAGAGTTCGTCTACGTCCACAAATGGAAGCTGCATGACCTCGTGATGTGGGACAACCGCCAGACCATGCACCGCGTCCGCCGCTACGACCAGTCCCAGCCCCGCGACATGCGCCGCGCGACGGTCGCGGGCACGGAGCCGACGGTACAGCAGCAGGCGGCGGAGTAG
- a CDS encoding YqgE/AlgH family protein: protein MAPTGKRTGDSTRSASPALPNSAGYLDGRLLIAMPVMGDPRFERSVIYLCAHSAEGAMGIIVNHPAGSIDFPELLMQLGIVKKGEHIKLPENAESMKVLRGGPVDTGRGFVLHSSDFYIENATLRIDDGVCLTATVDILRAIANGSGPKHAILALGYAGWAPGQLETEIQSNGWLHCDADADLIFGDDVDDKYTRALQKIGIDPGMLSNEAGHA, encoded by the coding sequence ATGGCTCCTACAGGTAAAAGGACGGGCGACAGCACCCGCAGCGCGAGCCCCGCGCTCCCCAATTCGGCCGGTTATCTCGACGGCCGCCTCCTGATTGCGATGCCGGTGATGGGCGATCCCCGCTTCGAGCGCTCCGTGATCTATCTCTGCGCCCATTCTGCCGAAGGCGCGATGGGGATCATCGTCAACCATCCCGCGGGCTCGATCGACTTTCCCGAGCTCCTGATGCAGCTCGGCATCGTCAAGAAAGGCGAGCACATCAAGCTGCCGGAAAATGCCGAAAGCATGAAGGTTCTGCGTGGCGGCCCGGTCGACACCGGACGCGGCTTCGTGCTGCATTCCAGCGACTTCTACATCGAGAACGCGACGCTTCGGATCGACGACGGGGTCTGCCTCACCGCGACCGTCGACATCCTGCGGGCGATCGCCAACGGTTCCGGCCCCAAGCACGCCATCCTCGCGCTCGGTTATGCCGGCTGGGCGCCGGGCCAGCTCGAGACCGAAATCCAGAGCAATGGCTGGCTGCATTGCGACGCGGATGCTGACCTGATCTTCGGCGACGACGTCGACGACAAATACACCCGCGCTCTTCAGAAGATCGGCATCGATCCCGGCATGCTCTCCAACGAGGCCGGGCACGCGTAG
- a CDS encoding protein-disulfide reductase DsbD domain-containing protein, which produces MSSIVPLRAAIGVATTLLASSLAIAARADDASPWQRDGHSAVRLVAGSRSGAVLLGGIAFQLQPGWKTYWRSPGDSGVPPRFDFSKSENVEAVTIMWPAPLKFDDGAGGHSIGYRDQVVLPLRIVAKAADKPVTLRAEINYAVCEKLCIPVEASAELGFNSVASTEDANLRAALDTVPKPANIGDPNPLTIRDVKRDGPKNVVVDVVTPDSRNVNLFVEGPTSEWALPIPAPVQHGSTDVKRFSFELDGLPPGAKPDGAALKFTLVGPEKSYEFNTNLE; this is translated from the coding sequence ATGTCCAGCATAGTTCCCTTGCGTGCGGCGATTGGCGTCGCGACAACCCTGCTTGCGTCGTCTTTGGCAATCGCCGCCCGTGCCGACGACGCGTCGCCGTGGCAGCGCGACGGACATTCCGCAGTGCGGCTGGTGGCGGGGTCGCGCAGCGGCGCCGTCCTGCTCGGCGGTATCGCCTTCCAGCTCCAGCCGGGCTGGAAGACCTACTGGCGCTCGCCCGGCGATTCCGGCGTCCCGCCGCGGTTCGACTTCTCGAAGTCGGAGAACGTCGAGGCGGTGACGATCATGTGGCCGGCACCGCTGAAATTCGACGACGGCGCGGGCGGGCATTCGATCGGTTATCGCGACCAGGTCGTGCTGCCCCTGCGCATCGTCGCCAAGGCCGCCGACAAGCCGGTGACCTTGCGCGCCGAGATCAACTACGCGGTGTGCGAGAAACTCTGCATTCCCGTCGAGGCCAGCGCCGAGCTCGGCTTCAACAGCGTCGCCTCGACCGAGGACGCGAACTTGCGTGCGGCGCTCGACACCGTGCCCAAGCCGGCCAATATCGGTGATCCCAATCCGCTGACCATCCGCGACGTCAAGCGCGACGGGCCCAAGAATGTGGTGGTCGACGTGGTGACGCCGGACAGCCGCAACGTCAATCTGTTCGTGGAAGGGCCGACATCAGAGTGGGCGCTGCCGATTCCGGCGCCGGTCCAGCACGGCTCGACGGACGTGAAGCGATTTTCCTTCGAGCTCGACGGATTGCCTCCTGGCGCCAAGCCCGACGGCGCCGCGCTGAAGTTCACGCTGGTCGGGCCGGAGAAGTCGTACGAGTTCAACACGAATTTGGAGTGA
- a CDS encoding flippase: protein MAVMDAQPATTRPAGLIARLRARLTGGSSEASLTRRLAGTIFIIRVISAGLAYVSQVLLARWMGTSDYGIYVYVWTWVLLLGSMMDFGISASAQKIIPEYRASGEQALLRGFLSGSRWLTLAVSTAMSLALAGIVKLLAPWIDPAEALPLYIGCMTLPAFVVANTQDGIARSHDWMPLGLMPQFIIRQALIIGITGSAFLLGYHLGAVAAMVASAGAVWIAMAGQMVVLNRKLADHIEPGPKAYDIRSWLAVSLPILLVESFYLLLSYTDVLVLQQFRPSEEVGVYFAVVKTLALVSFIHYAMSATTAHRFAEYHASGDKARLSAYVAHAIGWTFWPSLAATVLLLACGKPLLWLFGPQFTVGYDIMFVAAIGLVVRSAIGPVERLLNMLGQQKICALTYALAFVMNLVLCIVLVPRYGGHGAAAATSISLTFETVLLFWIVRQRLGLHVLAFGR, encoded by the coding sequence TTGGCCGTGATGGATGCACAACCCGCAACGACCCGACCGGCCGGGCTGATCGCGCGGTTGCGCGCCAGGCTGACCGGCGGCTCGAGCGAGGCGTCGCTGACGCGGCGGCTGGCCGGCACCATCTTCATCATCCGTGTCATCAGCGCCGGCCTTGCCTATGTCTCGCAGGTGCTGCTCGCGCGCTGGATGGGCACGTCAGACTACGGCATCTACGTCTATGTCTGGACCTGGGTGCTGCTGCTCGGCAGCATGATGGATTTCGGCATCTCCGCTTCCGCGCAAAAGATCATTCCGGAGTACCGCGCCAGTGGCGAGCAGGCGCTGCTGCGCGGCTTTCTCTCCGGCAGCCGCTGGCTGACCCTTGCCGTTTCGACGGCGATGTCGCTCGCCCTCGCCGGCATCGTCAAGCTGCTCGCACCCTGGATCGATCCGGCCGAGGCGCTGCCGCTCTATATCGGCTGCATGACGCTGCCGGCCTTCGTGGTCGCGAACACCCAGGACGGCATCGCGCGCTCGCACGACTGGATGCCGCTCGGCCTGATGCCCCAATTCATCATCCGTCAGGCATTGATCATCGGCATCACGGGCTCTGCCTTCCTGCTCGGCTATCATCTCGGCGCAGTCGCCGCGATGGTCGCGAGCGCCGGGGCGGTCTGGATCGCGATGGCCGGTCAGATGGTGGTGCTGAACCGCAAGCTCGCCGATCACATCGAACCAGGTCCCAAGGCCTACGACATAAGGAGCTGGCTCGCCGTCTCGCTGCCGATCCTGCTGGTCGAGAGCTTCTACCTACTACTGTCCTACACCGACGTACTGGTGCTGCAGCAATTCCGCCCCTCCGAGGAGGTCGGCGTCTATTTTGCCGTGGTGAAGACGCTGGCGTTGGTCTCCTTCATCCACTACGCGATGTCGGCAACGACGGCGCATCGCTTCGCCGAATACCATGCGAGCGGCGACAAGGCGCGGCTGTCGGCCTATGTGGCGCACGCCATCGGCTGGACGTTCTGGCCGTCGCTGGCGGCGACGGTCCTACTGCTCGCTTGCGGCAAGCCGCTGCTCTGGCTGTTCGGGCCGCAGTTCACCGTCGGCTACGACATCATGTTCGTCGCCGCGATCGGCCTCGTGGTGCGCTCTGCGATCGGGCCGGTCGAGCGGCTGCTCAACATGCTCGGCCAGCAGAAGATCTGCGCGCTCACTTATGCACTGGCCTTCGTGATGAACCTCGTGCTCTGCATCGTGCTGGTCCCGCGCTACGGCGGCCACGGCGCCGCCGCCGCGACCTCGATCTCGCTCACCTTCGAGACGGTGCTGCTGTTCTGGATTGTGCGGCAGCGCCTCGGCCTGCACGTGCTGGCGTTTGGAAGATAG
- a CDS encoding type II toxin-antitoxin system RelE/ParE family toxin, with translation MKVVWTQEALADLSGIATYYAAHASPTIAEAVGRRFAEVVERIRVAPFLAPRVTHRSEVRVITVVAIHSGYFIVCVAR, from the coding sequence ATGAAGGTCGTCTGGACGCAAGAGGCGCTCGCTGATCTCTCGGGCATCGCGACCTATTATGCCGCCCATGCTAGCCCGACGATCGCCGAAGCAGTCGGTCGGAGATTTGCTGAGGTCGTCGAGCGTATTCGGGTCGCGCCCTTCTTGGCGCCCCGTGTTACCCACCGTTCCGAAGTCCGCGTAATAACCGTTGTCGCTATCCATTCCGGATATTTTATCGTGTGCGTGGCGAGGTAG
- a CDS encoding IS5-like element ISBj5_B family transposase has product MRPKKHKTTGSNDLFRARLDQIINMKHELVLLAGKVDWDWIDGEIAPLYSENGRPGIETRFMIGLLLLKHIYGLSDEEVCERWVHDPYFQFFTGEEFFQHTFPHERSDLSHWRKRLGDKLELLLAESLRVAHEAGALRSQDLKRVTVDTTVQPKAITFPTDAKLLHAAIKGLNRLAIRHGVRLRQSYARIAKAAAMMAGRYAHAKQFRRHQRQLRILRSRLGRIIRDIRRKIEGQPALEQAFALPLGRATQIRSQQQRQRGWKLYSFHAPEVECIGKGKASAPYEFGVKASIVTNNRRAPGGLFVLHASALPDNPYDGHTLRDVIDRTETLTGCPIERAYVDKGYRGHDAQNPRRVFISGQKRGVFGVIKRELRRRSAIEPIIGHLKAEGHLGRCYLKGRAGDAANVVLSAVGHNFRRILAWLRYLLCLFLAQLWRTLARPASINPAS; this is encoded by the coding sequence ATGCGGCCGAAGAAGCACAAGACGACGGGATCGAACGATCTGTTCCGGGCTCGGCTCGACCAGATCATCAATATGAAGCACGAGCTGGTTCTGCTCGCCGGCAAGGTCGATTGGGACTGGATCGACGGCGAGATCGCGCCGCTCTACAGCGAGAACGGCAGGCCCGGGATCGAGACGCGCTTCATGATCGGTCTGCTGTTGCTCAAGCACATTTACGGGCTGTCCGATGAGGAGGTGTGCGAGCGCTGGGTCCATGACCCATACTTCCAGTTCTTCACCGGGGAAGAGTTCTTTCAGCACACGTTCCCGCACGAGCGCTCGGACCTGAGCCATTGGCGCAAGCGGCTTGGCGACAAGCTGGAGTTGCTGCTGGCCGAGAGCTTGCGGGTAGCGCACGAGGCCGGTGCATTACGCAGCCAGGACCTCAAGCGGGTTACGGTCGACACCACGGTGCAGCCGAAGGCCATCACCTTTCCGACCGATGCCAAGCTGCTGCATGCGGCCATCAAGGGGCTCAACCGCCTGGCGATCAGGCACGGCGTCAGGCTGCGGCAATCCTATGCTCGCATCGCCAAGGCCGCCGCGATGATGGCCGGCCGCTACGCCCATGCCAAACAGTTCAGGCGGCATCAGCGGCAGTTGCGTATCCTGCGTAGCCGGCTGGGCCGGATCATCCGCGACATCCGCCGCAAGATCGAAGGCCAGCCAGCACTGGAGCAGGCGTTCGCCCTCCCGCTCGGCCGGGCCACGCAGATCCGCTCGCAGCAGCAGCGCCAGCGCGGCTGGAAGCTCTATTCCTTCCATGCCCCGGAAGTGGAGTGCATCGGCAAGGGCAAGGCCAGCGCGCCTTACGAGTTCGGCGTGAAGGCCTCCATCGTCACCAACAACCGCCGGGCTCCCGGTGGCCTGTTCGTGCTGCACGCCAGCGCACTGCCCGACAACCCCTACGACGGTCACACCTTGCGGGACGTCATTGACCGCACCGAGACACTCACCGGCTGTCCGATCGAGCGGGCCTATGTCGACAAGGGATACCGCGGCCACGACGCACAAAATCCCCGTCGCGTCTTCATCTCCGGCCAGAAGCGCGGCGTTTTCGGTGTCATCAAGCGCGAGCTGCGCCGCCGCTCCGCCATCGAGCCCATCATCGGACACCTGAAGGCGGAAGGCCACCTCGGGCGCTGCTACCTCAAAGGCCGCGCCGGCGATGCCGCCAACGTCGTCCTCTCAGCCGTCGGACACAACTTCCGCCGCATCCTCGCCTGGCTGAGATATCTCTTGTGCCTGTTCCTGGCCCAGCTATGGCGCACGCTCGCCCGGCCAGCCTCGATCAATCCGGCTTCTTAA
- a CDS encoding 3-hydroxybutyrate dehydrogenase, with protein sequence MGSLSGKNAVVTGSTSGIGLAYARAFAAAGANVVINGFGSPEDIEKERAKIEADFKVKAIYSPADMTKPAEIAGMIALGEKTFGSVDILVNNAGIQFVSPIEEFPLEKWDQIIAINLSSAFHAIRAAVPGMKKKGWGRIINTASAHSLVASPFKSAYVSAKHGIAGLTKTVALEVATHKITCNCISPGYVWTPLVEKQIPDTMKARNLTREQVINDVLLDAQPTKEFVTSEQVAALALFLCSDDAAQITGSNLSIDGGWTAE encoded by the coding sequence ATGGGTAGTCTGTCAGGCAAGAACGCCGTCGTGACCGGATCGACCAGCGGCATCGGGCTGGCTTACGCACGTGCCTTCGCCGCCGCCGGCGCCAATGTCGTCATCAACGGCTTCGGCTCGCCCGAGGACATCGAGAAGGAACGTGCCAAGATCGAGGCCGACTTCAAGGTCAAGGCGATCTACTCGCCCGCCGACATGACCAAGCCCGCCGAGATCGCCGGCATGATCGCGCTCGGCGAGAAGACGTTCGGCTCCGTCGACATCCTCGTCAACAATGCCGGCATCCAGTTCGTCTCGCCGATCGAGGAGTTTCCGCTCGAGAAGTGGGACCAGATCATCGCGATCAACCTGTCCTCGGCCTTCCATGCCATCCGCGCAGCCGTGCCCGGCATGAAGAAGAAGGGCTGGGGCCGCATCATCAACACGGCGTCGGCGCACTCGCTGGTGGCCTCGCCCTTCAAGTCGGCTTACGTCTCGGCCAAGCACGGCATTGCCGGCCTCACCAAGACCGTGGCGCTGGAAGTCGCGACGCACAAGATCACCTGCAACTGCATCAGCCCCGGCTACGTCTGGACGCCGCTGGTCGAGAAGCAGATCCCCGATACGATGAAGGCGCGCAATCTGACGCGCGAGCAGGTCATCAACGACGTGCTGCTCGATGCGCAGCCGACCAAGGAGTTCGTCACCTCCGAGCAGGTCGCAGCATTGGCGCTATTCCTGTGCAGCGACGATGCCGCGCAGATCACCGGCTCCAATCTCTCGATCGACGGCGGCTGGACGGCGGAGTAG
- a CDS encoding DUF3734 domain-containing protein, with amino-acid sequence MKDHRPASASIPANAQRVLVLQGGGALGSYQAGAVQALCGFGFEPDWVAGISIGAINAAIIAGNEGRTRVERLKEFWEMVSAPVPWKPIGKSDHSRELFNSTSAALIATFGVPGFFVPRVPPAPLWPPGHPEAESYYDTAPLKKTLERLVDFDRINDVKTRLSVGAVGVTSGNFRYFDNYEFKKLGKKIGPEHIMASGALPPGFPSVVIDGEHYWDGGIASNTPLDYVLDTELERDMLIFQVDLFSARGDLPTSLLEAAEREKDIRYSSRTRMNTDKNKQIHNARRAVRDLIAKLPDYLKNDPSVEFLAKASRESTVTVVHLIYRSKNYESSSKDYDFSHVAMVEHWEAGVRDVHLSMRHKDWLERPQSGETMVAYDLTGDVTATPPKRSE; translated from the coding sequence ATGAAAGATCATCGCCCGGCTTCCGCCAGCATCCCCGCGAACGCGCAACGTGTCCTGGTTCTCCAGGGCGGTGGCGCGCTCGGCTCGTACCAGGCCGGTGCCGTCCAGGCGCTGTGCGGCTTCGGCTTCGAGCCGGATTGGGTCGCCGGCATCTCGATCGGCGCCATCAACGCGGCCATCATCGCCGGCAATGAGGGCCGCACCCGTGTCGAACGGCTCAAGGAATTTTGGGAAATGGTGTCGGCGCCGGTGCCGTGGAAGCCGATCGGAAAGAGCGATCACAGCCGCGAACTGTTCAACTCGACCAGCGCGGCGCTGATCGCGACCTTCGGCGTGCCCGGCTTCTTCGTGCCGCGCGTGCCGCCGGCGCCGCTGTGGCCGCCGGGCCATCCCGAAGCGGAAAGCTATTACGACACCGCGCCGCTGAAGAAGACGCTGGAGCGCCTGGTCGATTTCGACCGCATCAACGATGTGAAGACGCGCCTGTCGGTCGGCGCGGTCGGCGTCACCTCCGGCAACTTCAGATATTTCGACAATTACGAGTTCAAGAAACTCGGCAAGAAGATCGGCCCCGAGCACATCATGGCCTCCGGCGCGCTGCCGCCGGGCTTTCCCTCCGTCGTGATCGACGGCGAGCATTATTGGGACGGCGGCATCGCCTCCAACACGCCGCTCGACTACGTGCTCGACACCGAGCTCGAGCGCGACATGCTGATCTTCCAGGTCGACCTGTTTTCCGCCCGCGGTGACCTGCCGACCTCGTTGCTCGAAGCCGCCGAGCGCGAGAAGGACATCCGCTACTCCAGCCGCACGCGGATGAACACCGACAAGAACAAGCAGATCCACAACGCCCGCCGTGCCGTGCGCGACCTGATCGCGAAATTACCTGATTACCTCAAGAACGATCCCTCCGTCGAATTCCTCGCCAAGGCGTCGCGCGAAAGCACGGTGACGGTGGTCCACCTGATCTATCGCAGCAAGAACTACGAATCCTCGTCCAAGGATTACGATTTCTCGCACGTTGCCATGGTCGAGCATTGGGAAGCGGGCGTGCGCGACGTGCATTTGTCGATGCGCCATAAGGATTGGCTCGAGCGGCCGCAGTCCGGCGAAACCATGGTGGCCTACGATCTCACGGGGGACGTCACCGCGACCCCGCCAAAAAGGAGCGAATAG
- a CDS encoding CAP domain-containing protein, whose protein sequence is MRAAAAILVTLLLAGCAGNDAPIQQQPSMYTDMAVPGAKLDAQAAAVMISQYRQNNGLGTVVIDSDLMRLAESQSQAMAAANKMDHDVRAPLAKRLATGGYPATVAVENVSAGYHTLAEAFSGWRDSPPHRANMLKSGVTKLGIAAAYAPGTKYKVFWTMILASTER, encoded by the coding sequence ATGCGCGCCGCGGCCGCAATACTCGTCACTTTGCTTCTCGCGGGCTGCGCCGGCAATGACGCGCCGATCCAGCAGCAGCCGTCCATGTATACCGACATGGCAGTGCCCGGTGCCAAGCTCGATGCGCAGGCGGCCGCCGTGATGATATCGCAATACCGCCAGAACAACGGTCTCGGCACCGTCGTGATCGATTCCGACCTGATGCGGCTCGCCGAATCCCAGTCCCAGGCCATGGCGGCCGCCAACAAGATGGACCATGACGTCCGCGCGCCGCTCGCCAAGCGCCTCGCCACCGGCGGCTATCCCGCGACCGTCGCGGTCGAGAATGTCTCGGCGGGCTATCATACGCTGGCAGAAGCGTTTTCCGGCTGGCGCGACTCCCCGCCTCACCGCGCCAACATGCTCAAGAGCGGTGTCACAAAATTGGGCATCGCAGCGGCCTATGCTCCCGGCACCAAATACAAAGTGTTCTGGACCATGATCCTGGCCTCGACGGAGCGATAA
- a CDS encoding sulfate/molybdate ABC transporter ATP-binding protein, whose product MTIEVRNLVKKFGSFAALDGVDLKVNDGELLALLGPSGSGKTTLLRIIAGLDWPDSGEVSFNGEDALAQGARERHVGFVFQHYALFRHMTVFENVAFGLRVQPRAVRKDEATIRARVKELLDLVQLDWLADRYPSQLSGGQRQRIALARALAIEPRILLLDEPFGALDAKVRKELRKWLRSLHHEINVTSIFVTHDQEEALEVANRVVVMDKGRIEQIGSPDDVYESPATAFVHSFIGESIELPVQISDGVVRLGDRQLPLAADGLASGASKLFVRRHDMVVGPPGTGAFEGAVQHVRNFGPVQRAEVALSGGETIEIDAPRGRELRAGDTVGLEPRRYRIFAG is encoded by the coding sequence GTGACCATTGAAGTCAGGAATCTCGTCAAGAAGTTCGGCAGTTTCGCAGCCCTCGACGGCGTGGACCTCAAGGTCAATGACGGCGAGCTGCTGGCGCTGCTCGGCCCATCCGGCTCCGGCAAGACCACGCTGCTGCGGATCATCGCCGGCCTCGACTGGCCCGATTCCGGCGAAGTCTCCTTCAACGGCGAGGACGCGCTGGCGCAAGGCGCGCGCGAACGGCATGTCGGCTTCGTGTTCCAGCATTACGCGCTGTTCCGCCATATGACGGTGTTCGAGAACGTCGCCTTCGGCTTGCGCGTGCAGCCGCGCGCCGTCCGCAAGGACGAGGCGACGATCCGCGCGCGGGTCAAGGAACTGCTCGATCTCGTGCAACTCGACTGGCTCGCCGACCGCTATCCGAGCCAGCTCTCCGGCGGCCAGCGCCAGCGCATCGCGCTCGCCCGTGCCCTCGCGATCGAGCCGCGCATCCTCTTGCTCGACGAGCCCTTCGGTGCGCTCGATGCCAAGGTGCGCAAGGAGCTGCGGAAGTGGCTGCGCTCGCTGCATCACGAGATCAACGTCACCTCGATCTTCGTCACCCATGACCAGGAGGAGGCGCTCGAAGTCGCCAACCGCGTCGTGGTGATGGACAAGGGCCGGATCGAGCAGATCGGCTCGCCCGACGACGTCTATGAAAGCCCGGCGACCGCCTTCGTCCATAGCTTCATCGGCGAGTCCATCGAGCTGCCGGTTCAGATATCCGATGGTGTGGTCCGGCTTGGCGATCGGCAGCTTCCGCTTGCCGCGGACGGGCTTGCGTCTGGTGCGTCAAAGCTGTTCGTGCGGCGACACGACATGGTGGTTGGTCCGCCCGGCACCGGCGCCTTCGAGGGCGCGGTTCAGCATGTCCGCAATTTCGGTCCCGTGCAGCGCGCCGAGGTTGCGCTGTCAGGGGGCGAGACTATCGAGATCGATGCTCCCCGCGGCAGGGAACTGCGCGCCGGTGACACCGTCGGCCTCGAACCTCGCCGCTACCGGATATTTGCGGGTTGA